A window from Gossypium raimondii isolate GPD5lz chromosome 7, ASM2569854v1, whole genome shotgun sequence encodes these proteins:
- the LOC105798802 gene encoding glycine-rich protein 5 gives MAKCFMILALTFAVIHCSTAARNVPAGTGLDDQKNFIAFGGVGGFAGTGLRGGGGVGGGLGGLGGGIGGLGGLGDSPGLGGLGGATGGLGGLGGGIGGLGSGIGGSGDCPEGGAGSLLHP, from the coding sequence atggCCAAGTGTTTTATGATTCTTGCACTTACTTTTGCAGTCATTCACTGCAGTACGGCAGCAAGGAATGTGCCTGCTGGCACTGGTCTTGATGACCAAAAGAACTTCATTGCATTTGGTGGTGTTGGTGGCTTTGCAGGAACCGGTCTTAGAGGTGGAGGTGGAGTTGGTGGTGGCCTTGGCGGCCTTGGGGGCGGAATTGGTGGACTTGGCGGACTTGGTGATTCCCCTGGTTTAGGCGGCCTGGGCGGTGCCACTGGAGGTCTTGGAGGTTTAGGGGGTGGAATTGGTGGTCTTGGCAGTGGTATTGGTGGAAGTGGTGATTGCCCCGAAGGTGGTGCGGGTTCCTTGCTTCATCCTTGA